One Solanum pennellii chromosome 10, SPENNV200 genomic region harbors:
- the LOC107002726 gene encoding probable protein phosphatase 2C 10 isoform X2: MDNLCCFSSANSQLAGGRSSGGKGRSHQGPAKYGFTLVKGKANHPMEDYHVAKFMQLRKGELGLFAIYDGHSGDNVAAYLQKHLFSNILKEEDFWTDPHSSILQAYERTDQAILSHNPDLGQGGSTAVTAILINGRKLWIANVGDSRAVLSKRGKAIQMSIDHEPHTERGSIENKGGFVTKMPGDVARVNGQLAVSRAFGDKNLKSHLRSDPDVRTIDVDGDTDLLILASDGLWKVMSNQEAVDIAKKVKDPQKASKQLAIEALTRESKDDISCIVVRFKG; this comes from the exons ATGGATAACTTATGCTGCTTCAGTTCTGCTAATTCTCAG CTTGCAGGAGGACGGTCATCAGGTGGCAAAGGAAGAAGCCATCAAGGGCCTGCGAAGTATGGGTTCACCCTGGTTAAGGGGAAAGCAAATCATCCAATGGAGGATTATCATGTTGCTAAATTCATGCAGTTGCGCAAAGGGGAACTAGGACTTTTTGCTATTTATGATGGGCATTCAGGAGACAATGTGGCTGCCTATTTACAGAAGCATTTGTTCTCCAATATCTTAAAAGAG GAGGATTTTTGGACCGACCCTCATAGCTCAATCTTACAAGCTTACGAGAGAACAGATCAGGCTATTCTCTCACATAATCCTGATCTAGGACAAGGAGGGTCGACTGCAGTGACTGCAATACTTATAAATGGGCGAAAGCTATGGATAGCAAATGTTGGAGATTCCAGAGCAGTGCTTTCAAAGAGGGGGAAGGCGATACAAATGAGCATTGATCATGAACCACACACAGAGCGGGGAAGCATTGAGAACAAAGGTGGCTTTGTCACAAAAATGCCAG GAGATGTTGCTAGGGTGAATGGTCAACTAGCTGTATCTCGCGCTTTTGGAGACAAGAACCTGAAATCACACCTGCGCTCTGATCCTGATGTAAGAACCATTGATGTTGATGGAGATACAGATCTTCTTATCCTTGCAAGTGATGGCCTATGGAAG GTAATGTCTAATCAAGAAGCAGTTGACATCGCGAAGAAGGTTAAGGACCCACAGAAGGCATCCAAGCAATTAGCCATCGAAGCGTTAACTAGAGAAAGTAAAGATGATATCTCATGCATCGTTGTCCGATTTAAGGGGTAA
- the LOC107002726 gene encoding probable protein phosphatase 2C 10 isoform X1: MEDYHVAKFMQLRKGELGLFAIYDGHSGDNVAAYLQKHLFSNILKEEDFWTDPHSSILQAYERTDQAILSHNPDLGQGGSTAVTAILINGRKLWIANVGDSRAVLSKRGKAIQMSIDHEPHTERGSIENKGGFVTKMPGDVARVNGQLAVSRAFGDKNLKSHLRSDPDVRTIDVDGDTDLLILASDGLWKVMSNQEAVDIAKKVKDPQKASKQLAIEALTRESKDDISCIVVRFKG; this comes from the exons ATGGAGGATTATCATGTTGCTAAATTCATGCAGTTGCGCAAAGGGGAACTAGGACTTTTTGCTATTTATGATGGGCATTCAGGAGACAATGTGGCTGCCTATTTACAGAAGCATTTGTTCTCCAATATCTTAAAAGAG GAGGATTTTTGGACCGACCCTCATAGCTCAATCTTACAAGCTTACGAGAGAACAGATCAGGCTATTCTCTCACATAATCCTGATCTAGGACAAGGAGGGTCGACTGCAGTGACTGCAATACTTATAAATGGGCGAAAGCTATGGATAGCAAATGTTGGAGATTCCAGAGCAGTGCTTTCAAAGAGGGGGAAGGCGATACAAATGAGCATTGATCATGAACCACACACAGAGCGGGGAAGCATTGAGAACAAAGGTGGCTTTGTCACAAAAATGCCAG GAGATGTTGCTAGGGTGAATGGTCAACTAGCTGTATCTCGCGCTTTTGGAGACAAGAACCTGAAATCACACCTGCGCTCTGATCCTGATGTAAGAACCATTGATGTTGATGGAGATACAGATCTTCTTATCCTTGCAAGTGATGGCCTATGGAAG GTAATGTCTAATCAAGAAGCAGTTGACATCGCGAAGAAGGTTAAGGACCCACAGAAGGCATCCAAGCAATTAGCCATCGAAGCGTTAACTAGAGAAAGTAAAGATGATATCTCATGCATCGTTGTCCGATTTAAGGGGTAA